In Synechococcus sp. A18-25c, a single window of DNA contains:
- a CDS encoding dihydrofolate reductase family protein, whose product MPAEPITVRLVLAISLDGRLAPPSGGAAQLGGSGDRRVLEEALAWSDAVLVGAGTLRAHRCSCLIRATDLLQQRITATRCPQPVAVVVSRTGEFPLEWPFFQQPFERHLLTPMGLVTPGFQAGHRLTPSWQDTLNRLGAQGWTQLLLLGGSQLCQSLLAQDVVDELQLTLCPRVLGGPFSWLPANGSLLPDSLMEAGAWHLHELRDLGANEVLVHYRRNRLTRS is encoded by the coding sequence TTGCCAGCTGAGCCCATCACCGTTCGCCTCGTGCTGGCGATCAGTCTTGATGGGCGCCTAGCACCACCATCCGGTGGTGCGGCCCAGCTGGGCGGATCTGGCGATCGACGTGTTTTGGAAGAGGCCCTGGCCTGGAGTGATGCTGTCTTGGTCGGTGCCGGCACCTTGCGTGCCCATCGCTGCAGTTGTTTGATCCGTGCGACCGATCTTCTGCAGCAACGCATCACGGCGACCCGTTGCCCTCAGCCGGTGGCTGTGGTGGTCAGTCGCACGGGAGAGTTCCCTCTGGAGTGGCCGTTCTTTCAGCAACCCTTTGAACGGCATTTGCTGACACCCATGGGGCTGGTCACACCCGGTTTTCAGGCGGGCCATCGCTTGACCCCCTCTTGGCAAGACACCTTGAACCGTTTGGGCGCCCAAGGCTGGACCCAGTTGCTGCTGCTGGGAGGGTCCCAACTGTGTCAATCCCTCTTGGCGCAGGACGTGGTCGATGAACTTCAGTTGACCCTTTGCCCCCGTGTGCTCGGAGGGCCCTTCAGCTGGCTGCCAGCCAACGGCTCTTTGCTGCCAGATTCTTTGATGGAAGCAGGAGCCTGGCATCTGCATGAACTGCGAGATCTGGGTGCAAACGAAGTGTTGGTGCACTACCGCCGCAATCGGTTGACGCGTTCCTAA